One window of the Rhodococcus sovatensis genome contains the following:
- a CDS encoding tetratricopeptide repeat protein yields MTPETASSEISAGVRLLEEGRARDGLHVLEQALAGCEQAGDVRRIALCLRWVGAAHAELGSTEMSIRSLRQAIVNSSSADDVPLEADCRGLLGLVLFDGGRNEDAVEQLRHACALSESCGDTESEAYCSSSLAEVYEAMNCSEPARMLYRLAAELFWSVHHAADSAENRESAGLCSIDLGEAEAARDDFGLACELYAREGDDLAVARCRFLLGVCSVEDDPAGAERNLKAAIDYLGAPEHAELEGDCWEQLGDLYLDAQRVDESFTAFENALALHAETGRAVRSAHCYKQVGRLHAHSRSVGPAVESFEAARNLYVDVDPGEAVDLDIMLGRIFEDLGQYPAAISSYTRARRTSTQLDDPVATALCDMNTGTVRMHLGEHDTARALLVSAADTFARYEARVEEAQCLRYLSSVQPSTTQESAEMLAKSLRLIDGLGEVELELDCRQDLALVQFVRGNYERAVGEYESVREAFLGLEMHEKAGLCLQSVGMCLMSMGRYEKSERALTESRAVFVRHEIPAAVAVSDGHLGQLYLDTGRFDDSEHAFRRARQGFESVGATDRLAMIDQNLGGLYLARDDLDAAELSFSRAHEQFARLGDSARSAVCQCNIGAAVFKKGQFARASSLIGRALIHLERDPDHRRLVAWAHRNRACAELMLGNSEQSLVFLGSARRMSKELDALIDVAKCDFLAALCQASVPGHDRLRAAVDLALPALLYLDAQRFQFVSATARKSWSTTMSLWNSHVFTWAHELGDATLLTDLIESAINSGTHVSEVSSDAHAVVSEVGGSMAEDTVTLDIADAVAGVARTLIAGAVLPMRPPPRLSMPSGRIVLGQFLQSVDTRYGLVVRPATVNIA; encoded by the coding sequence ATGACGCCCGAGACTGCATCTTCAGAAATATCCGCGGGTGTCCGCCTGCTAGAGGAGGGCCGCGCCCGCGACGGACTCCACGTATTGGAACAAGCGTTGGCCGGATGCGAGCAGGCGGGTGATGTGCGTCGTATCGCGTTGTGCTTGCGTTGGGTCGGCGCTGCACATGCTGAACTTGGGTCGACTGAGATGTCCATACGATCTCTACGACAAGCGATCGTCAATTCGTCGAGTGCGGACGACGTTCCTCTCGAAGCGGACTGTAGGGGATTGTTGGGTCTGGTGTTGTTCGACGGCGGCCGCAACGAGGATGCCGTCGAACAACTTCGTCACGCATGCGCGCTGAGCGAATCGTGCGGCGACACCGAGTCCGAAGCATATTGTTCGAGCTCTCTTGCCGAAGTGTACGAAGCGATGAACTGCTCTGAGCCGGCGAGAATGTTGTATCGGCTGGCAGCCGAGCTCTTCTGGTCGGTCCACCATGCAGCCGACTCGGCCGAGAACCGTGAAAGTGCCGGTTTGTGTTCGATCGATCTAGGCGAGGCAGAAGCTGCGCGGGACGACTTCGGCTTGGCTTGTGAGCTGTATGCGCGCGAAGGCGACGACCTCGCTGTGGCACGCTGCCGATTCTTGCTCGGTGTGTGTTCCGTCGAGGACGACCCTGCCGGGGCTGAACGCAACTTGAAAGCCGCGATCGACTACCTCGGCGCGCCCGAACATGCGGAGCTGGAAGGGGATTGTTGGGAACAACTGGGGGACCTGTACCTCGACGCTCAACGCGTCGACGAGTCATTTACAGCCTTCGAGAACGCCCTTGCCCTCCACGCGGAAACCGGGCGAGCTGTGCGCAGCGCACACTGCTACAAGCAAGTCGGCCGACTACACGCGCACTCGAGATCGGTCGGACCCGCTGTCGAGTCGTTCGAGGCGGCACGCAACCTATACGTAGATGTCGATCCTGGCGAAGCCGTAGACCTCGACATCATGCTCGGTCGCATCTTCGAGGACCTCGGACAGTATCCTGCCGCGATATCCAGCTACACCCGAGCCCGGCGCACCAGTACCCAACTGGATGACCCCGTTGCGACGGCGTTGTGCGACATGAATACCGGCACCGTGCGAATGCACCTCGGCGAACACGACACGGCGCGAGCTCTTCTGGTCAGCGCTGCCGACACCTTCGCGCGGTACGAGGCGCGCGTCGAGGAGGCTCAGTGTTTGCGATACCTTTCGTCCGTTCAACCCAGCACTACCCAGGAGAGCGCAGAGATGCTCGCCAAGTCCCTGCGGCTGATCGACGGCCTGGGTGAGGTCGAACTGGAGCTCGACTGTCGCCAGGACCTCGCGCTCGTCCAGTTCGTGCGGGGAAACTACGAGCGCGCGGTGGGGGAGTACGAATCGGTGCGAGAGGCATTCCTTGGCCTCGAGATGCACGAGAAGGCGGGGTTGTGCTTGCAGAGCGTCGGAATGTGCCTGATGAGCATGGGACGCTACGAGAAATCCGAACGCGCACTGACCGAATCGAGGGCCGTTTTCGTCAGGCACGAAATCCCGGCTGCAGTCGCCGTATCGGACGGTCACCTCGGTCAGCTCTACCTCGATACCGGTCGATTCGACGACTCCGAACACGCGTTCCGTCGTGCACGACAGGGGTTCGAGTCAGTCGGCGCGACGGATCGACTCGCAATGATCGATCAGAACCTCGGCGGGCTATACCTAGCGCGGGACGATCTCGATGCGGCCGAGCTCTCGTTCTCGCGGGCGCACGAGCAGTTCGCGCGTCTCGGTGACTCTGCGAGAAGTGCCGTCTGTCAGTGCAACATCGGGGCTGCTGTGTTCAAGAAGGGACAGTTCGCACGAGCATCTTCCCTGATCGGTCGGGCGCTCATCCACCTCGAGCGCGACCCAGACCACCGACGGTTGGTCGCCTGGGCTCACCGCAACCGCGCGTGCGCCGAATTGATGCTGGGCAACAGTGAGCAGAGTCTGGTTTTCCTCGGTTCAGCGCGACGTATGTCGAAGGAACTCGACGCGCTGATCGATGTGGCGAAGTGTGACTTCCTGGCCGCGCTGTGCCAGGCGTCGGTTCCCGGGCACGACCGTCTGCGAGCAGCCGTTGATCTAGCGCTGCCCGCACTGCTGTATCTCGATGCTCAACGGTTCCAGTTCGTCAGTGCGACAGCACGTAAATCGTGGTCAACGACGATGTCGTTGTGGAACTCGCATGTGTTCACTTGGGCACATGAGCTGGGTGACGCGACGCTCCTGACCGATTTGATCGAGTCGGCGATCAACTCGGGTACTCACGTCTCGGAGGTTTCAAGCGACGCGCATGCAGTGGTGTCCGAAGTGGGTGGGAGCATGGCGGAGGACACAGTCACACTGGATATCGCCGACGCGGTGGCTGGCGTCGCGAGGACTCTGATCGCCGGCGCCGTGCTACCCATGCGGCCGCCGCCGAGGTTGTCCATGCCGAGCGGCCGGATCGTGCTCGGACAGTTCCTTCAGTCAGTTGACACCCGCTATGGCTTGGTCGTTCGTCCCGCAACGGTGAACATCGCATGA
- a CDS encoding AAA family ATPase, whose translation MPFYYHSRATGLFDITSPTPVIDDRSFVGALDFATATFSGRNNANFILTDVDDIETDSSSARHLAEISRLAETHQGSIIVIASGPVWSGLARLGMSVSLDLPDASELYTDVVKAYVDDHRAVMRIEWEHEEMRLASEALVGVTETEAINAITTMLARGSLLKDDLSELSVFKDQIFGELSGIERVKLKDNDYQVGGLTTLREWLTTRRELIRADLSGTHLHPPKGVLLVGVPGCGKSLSAKAIAAEWKLPLYRLDMASILGMYVGVSESRLKEALDTADRIAPCILWVDEIEKALAGGNSDSGTTTRLIGQFLFWLQESTSKVFMVATANDVSALPPELLRKGRFDELFFVDLPDERDRSEIICLYFRKYLQVEPSAELLAALAEISDGFAGSDIESVVHDIAAAMFMQHRDTPPGDEYIKDVFANVMPFSRTNPEEVAAIRAWGRDRAIPAGRSTPLDARQASATTSRRLVILN comes from the coding sequence ATGCCATTTTACTATCACTCGCGGGCAACCGGTTTGTTCGACATCACCAGCCCAACGCCTGTAATCGACGATCGCAGCTTTGTTGGGGCGCTCGACTTCGCCACAGCAACGTTCTCCGGACGAAACAATGCCAACTTTATCCTGACGGACGTCGACGACATCGAGACTGACAGCTCGTCGGCGCGGCACTTGGCTGAGATCTCGAGACTCGCAGAGACTCATCAGGGATCGATTATCGTCATTGCCTCGGGGCCTGTCTGGTCTGGTTTGGCCAGGTTGGGAATGTCGGTCTCTCTCGACTTGCCTGATGCGAGTGAGCTGTACACCGACGTGGTCAAAGCTTACGTCGACGACCATCGTGCTGTGATGCGCATCGAGTGGGAACACGAGGAGATGCGGCTCGCATCCGAGGCGCTCGTGGGCGTCACCGAAACCGAAGCGATCAACGCCATCACCACGATGCTTGCACGAGGATCTCTGCTCAAAGACGATCTTTCGGAGCTTTCCGTCTTCAAGGACCAGATTTTCGGTGAGCTCAGTGGAATCGAACGTGTCAAATTGAAGGACAACGACTATCAGGTCGGGGGCCTCACAACACTCAGAGAATGGTTGACAACGCGGCGCGAACTCATTCGTGCCGACCTCAGCGGAACCCATCTGCATCCCCCGAAGGGGGTATTGCTCGTCGGCGTACCGGGGTGTGGGAAGTCGCTGAGTGCAAAAGCCATTGCCGCCGAGTGGAAACTACCGCTCTACAGGTTGGACATGGCGTCAATCCTGGGCATGTATGTCGGGGTGTCCGAAAGTCGATTGAAAGAAGCACTCGATACTGCCGACCGGATCGCACCATGCATCCTGTGGGTCGATGAAATCGAAAAGGCGCTCGCTGGAGGAAATTCGGACTCTGGTACCACGACTCGCCTGATTGGACAATTTCTATTCTGGCTACAAGAATCCACGTCGAAGGTTTTCATGGTGGCGACTGCCAACGATGTGTCGGCGCTTCCTCCGGAGTTGCTTCGCAAGGGTAGGTTCGACGAACTCTTCTTCGTCGATCTTCCGGACGAGCGGGATCGCTCGGAGATTATCTGCCTCTACTTTCGCAAGTACTTGCAGGTCGAGCCCAGCGCGGAACTCTTGGCCGCTTTGGCGGAGATATCGGACGGCTTCGCCGGCTCGGACATCGAATCGGTTGTTCACGACATCGCGGCAGCGATGTTCATGCAGCATCGGGACACACCGCCCGGCGACGAATACATAAAAGACGTGTTCGCGAACGTCATGCCGTTCAGTCGAACCAACCCGGAAGAGGTGGCCGCAATCAGGGCATGGGGTCGCGATCGAGCAATACCAGCAGGCCGATCTACTCCACTCGACGCGCGTCAAGCATCCGCGACAACGTCTCGCCGCCTAGTGATTTTGAACTGA
- a CDS encoding SAV_915 family protein, with translation MKIPSDFPPVLYVPCYQHVSDPSDARVLLDNTRDGRSSLFVYSALDRLYTCMGRDQPWVVIPTSYLSSLRDVAPFDLVLLDVVVPEEARAS, from the coding sequence GTGAAGATTCCATCAGATTTTCCACCGGTGCTGTATGTGCCGTGCTATCAGCACGTTTCGGATCCGTCGGACGCGCGTGTGTTACTCGACAACACACGCGATGGCAGATCCTCGCTGTTTGTCTACTCGGCGCTGGACCGCCTGTACACGTGCATGGGCAGGGACCAGCCGTGGGTCGTAATTCCGACCAGCTACTTGTCCTCGCTGAGGGATGTGGCGCCCTTCGACCTGGTGTTGCTCGACGTTGTGGTGCCCGAGGAGGCTCGCGCATCATGA
- a CDS encoding iron-siderophore ABC transporter substrate-binding protein produces MRIGSWKLSAVLVSVVLAAGCASPEGNTSGTTEASGAFPVTIEHVFGSTTVPEKPERIVALGVSDADVVLALGQVPVGNTGFVFYETGLGPWAEGLVGDAELTRIESDSEPNLEQIAGLAPDLILGVAAGFDEDMYAKLSEIAPTVARPQGTAAYAVPRAQATETIAAALGVAEEGAELNAKTDQLITDTVAKYPQFAGKTGVAVMSYDGVYAGFLPGDGRGQFLTGLGFRIPDEVTSRDTGDTFYVEVSAENVNLLDADVMLVLGPDENFDIVAENPSFANTTAGRNGAIIPATIDQRGAITYNSVLSIPYAIDNLAPRIAEALG; encoded by the coding sequence GTGCGAATTGGTTCATGGAAGTTGAGTGCCGTGCTGGTGAGCGTGGTGCTGGCGGCGGGGTGCGCGTCTCCCGAGGGAAACACGTCGGGCACGACCGAGGCATCCGGCGCGTTCCCTGTCACCATCGAGCACGTATTCGGCAGCACCACCGTGCCGGAGAAGCCCGAACGCATTGTCGCATTGGGCGTATCCGACGCCGATGTCGTCCTGGCGCTCGGACAGGTTCCCGTCGGCAACACCGGTTTCGTCTTCTACGAGACGGGGCTGGGACCGTGGGCAGAAGGGCTGGTCGGCGACGCCGAACTCACGCGCATCGAGTCGGACTCCGAGCCGAATCTCGAGCAGATCGCAGGCTTGGCACCTGATCTGATTCTCGGCGTTGCCGCTGGGTTCGACGAAGACATGTACGCCAAGCTCAGCGAGATCGCACCCACCGTCGCCAGACCGCAGGGAACTGCCGCCTACGCTGTGCCTCGCGCTCAGGCGACCGAGACCATCGCCGCCGCACTCGGCGTTGCTGAGGAGGGCGCAGAGCTGAACGCGAAGACCGATCAACTCATCACAGACACAGTCGCGAAATACCCACAGTTCGCAGGGAAGACGGGCGTCGCGGTGATGTCCTACGACGGCGTCTACGCTGGCTTCTTGCCTGGCGACGGCCGCGGCCAATTCTTGACAGGACTAGGTTTCCGCATCCCCGACGAAGTCACCAGCCGAGACACCGGCGACACCTTCTACGTGGAAGTGTCCGCGGAGAATGTGAACCTGCTCGACGCCGACGTCATGCTCGTCCTCGGACCCGACGAGAACTTCGACATCGTCGCCGAGAACCCATCTTTCGCGAACACTACTGCTGGCCGCAACGGCGCGATCATTCCCGCGACCATCGACCAGCGCGGCGCAATCACGTACAACTCGGTGCTGTCGATACCCTATGCCATCGACAATCTTGCTCCGAGGATCGCAGAGGCACTCGGCTGA
- a CDS encoding SEC-C domain-containing protein produces the protein MNDYDGLEAAALAILRLDGPLSDEQWAEKMVEHGHGDEREMFELIDTFESDERGFFEDGRNIHLRALLEGRILTHRVTGGEILVDIVEIGNEFSPMTELVDNEAKQRGYETVSTAITPSAVFRERGVMDPGWPSEGLMLPRGTLADFRPGDVLGLTVENGRIDTRRITQPLVEPDIAEELLELVGDRAAYIDAVAWQLMYENPSLFREATVPLPEMLEAAGLAINVDFVARSGFDFAAERQRTATNMLGRTFELDDAESAALDAFLTLVQDAIHVTGDDRTQRIREAVAADPDSWAHLSDPYLAHAALQLIVRMDGGVPALAAVATALVSLVPKSARASVHWLHAHAVDLIGDPIAAERSLQRAVDLNPTFEVACLELAEFAYLRGDATHGMSVLRHIGLAEDAQQLRALLEDMLPREHPGLGRNDRCWCGSGRKYKVCHLGKSDATLQDRARWLYSKADHFLAVGRGEMELRALADIRTAYWEKTDDPLSQALHNNPFILDVLLFEGGLFGDFVEERGSLLPSEELNLAQQWLLIERSVHEVESATPGEGLLVRDIRTGDRQFVAEKMASRILTPGQFVCARVVPVGSELQFYGGLEPVHPSQRHELIDMLDNHVDPEDLVDFLSARFAPPKIASREGNPIVSVKRGSNSAN, from the coding sequence ATGAACGACTACGACGGACTTGAAGCCGCTGCGCTCGCGATTCTCCGCCTTGATGGCCCGCTGAGTGACGAGCAGTGGGCCGAGAAGATGGTCGAGCACGGCCACGGTGACGAGCGCGAGATGTTCGAGCTCATCGACACGTTCGAATCCGATGAGCGCGGATTTTTCGAGGATGGCCGCAACATCCATCTCCGTGCGCTCCTCGAGGGTCGAATCCTCACTCATCGCGTGACCGGCGGGGAGATCCTCGTCGACATCGTGGAAATCGGCAACGAGTTCTCACCAATGACCGAGTTGGTGGATAACGAAGCGAAACAGCGCGGATACGAGACTGTCTCCACCGCTATCACACCGTCGGCCGTATTCCGCGAGCGCGGCGTCATGGACCCGGGGTGGCCATCGGAAGGACTGATGCTGCCGCGCGGCACCCTGGCGGACTTTCGGCCCGGCGACGTCCTCGGTCTGACGGTCGAGAACGGGCGGATCGACACTCGACGCATTACTCAACCACTGGTGGAGCCCGACATCGCCGAAGAGCTACTTGAGCTCGTCGGCGACAGAGCCGCCTACATCGACGCCGTGGCGTGGCAATTGATGTACGAGAATCCGTCGCTGTTCCGCGAGGCAACTGTTCCCCTGCCCGAAATGCTGGAGGCAGCAGGCCTCGCGATCAACGTCGACTTCGTCGCGCGCAGTGGGTTCGACTTCGCAGCGGAGCGGCAGCGCACCGCGACGAACATGCTGGGCAGAACCTTCGAGCTCGACGACGCGGAGTCGGCCGCACTGGATGCGTTCCTGACGCTGGTGCAGGACGCCATACATGTGACGGGCGACGACCGGACCCAGCGAATTCGCGAGGCAGTAGCCGCCGATCCCGATTCGTGGGCTCACCTATCGGACCCGTATCTGGCCCATGCCGCGCTGCAGCTCATCGTCAGAATGGACGGGGGAGTACCAGCACTGGCCGCCGTTGCCACCGCTTTGGTCTCTCTGGTGCCGAAGTCCGCGCGTGCGTCGGTGCATTGGCTGCACGCCCATGCCGTCGATCTGATCGGTGATCCAATAGCAGCGGAACGCAGCCTGCAGCGCGCAGTCGACCTGAATCCGACATTCGAGGTCGCATGCCTCGAACTTGCAGAGTTCGCATATCTGCGCGGCGACGCGACGCATGGTATGTCGGTACTGCGGCACATCGGTTTGGCTGAAGACGCCCAGCAACTTCGCGCCTTGCTGGAGGACATGCTGCCGCGCGAACACCCAGGTCTTGGACGCAACGATCGATGCTGGTGCGGGTCGGGACGCAAATACAAGGTGTGCCACCTCGGGAAGAGTGACGCAACGCTCCAGGACCGGGCTCGATGGCTCTACAGCAAGGCAGATCATTTCCTGGCCGTAGGTCGAGGCGAAATGGAACTGCGGGCGCTCGCCGACATCAGGACCGCGTACTGGGAAAAGACCGACGATCCACTCTCGCAAGCACTTCACAATAACCCGTTCATCTTGGATGTGCTCCTGTTCGAAGGCGGACTGTTCGGCGATTTCGTCGAAGAGCGCGGATCGTTACTGCCGTCGGAGGAATTGAACCTCGCGCAGCAGTGGCTGCTGATCGAACGCTCCGTTCACGAAGTCGAGTCGGCCACACCGGGAGAAGGATTGTTAGTGCGGGACATCCGCACGGGTGACCGCCAGTTCGTGGCGGAAAAAATGGCCAGTCGCATACTGACGCCAGGCCAGTTCGTCTGTGCACGTGTGGTTCCGGTCGGTTCGGAGTTGCAGTTCTACGGAGGACTAGAGCCGGTACACCCGTCGCAGCGGCACGAGCTGATCGACATGCTCGACAATCACGTGGATCCTGAAGATCTGGTCGACTTCCTCAGTGCCCGATTCGCTCCGCCGAAAATTGCTTCACGCGAGGGCAATCCGATTGTTTCTGTGAAGCGCGGCTCGAACTCGGCGAATTGA
- a CDS encoding arginase family protein: MTVALTHFAGRVGDHNDRAMAATPLLAKVLEKRLSVSATVIGQRGSRPPTTWDEELRLAAPELREMAAHYDDLLSRGATPVTALSRCAVALATLPVVAKRRPDAVVVWFDAHADLNTPLTTATGYLGGLALSGPLGMWDSGLGAGLATTNAILVGTRDLDPAEQELVDSGSITLVPVGSNMATDLRRVVAGRPVYVHIDCDVLDPGTVPTDYHVPFGMTLVQLNACTTVLAHSEVVGVEIAELEVDDADSHSYRPAWKIVDAVEPLLLAHG, translated from the coding sequence GTGACCGTCGCACTAACGCACTTTGCCGGACGAGTCGGCGACCACAACGACCGTGCAATGGCCGCGACCCCGCTACTCGCGAAAGTGCTCGAGAAGCGACTTTCGGTCAGCGCCACAGTGATCGGTCAGCGAGGGTCGCGGCCACCCACAACATGGGACGAGGAACTGCGACTCGCCGCACCAGAGCTTCGGGAAATGGCGGCTCACTACGACGATCTGCTCAGCAGGGGCGCAACACCGGTCACCGCCCTCAGCCGTTGCGCTGTCGCTCTAGCGACGCTGCCTGTCGTTGCGAAGCGCCGTCCGGATGCGGTCGTTGTCTGGTTCGACGCACATGCAGATCTCAATACACCACTGACGACGGCGACCGGCTATCTCGGTGGCCTCGCGTTGTCCGGGCCTCTGGGGATGTGGGACTCGGGGCTCGGAGCAGGACTCGCGACAACCAACGCGATTCTCGTCGGGACAAGAGATCTCGACCCGGCCGAGCAAGAGCTCGTTGATAGCGGATCAATCACCCTTGTCCCAGTCGGGTCGAATATGGCAACTGACCTCCGGCGCGTGGTCGCCGGCAGACCCGTCTACGTCCACATCGACTGCGACGTACTGGATCCGGGAACAGTGCCGACCGACTACCATGTGCCATTCGGAATGACGCTTGTGCAGTTGAATGCGTGCACCACAGTGCTCGCACACAGCGAGGTAGTCGGAGTCGAAATCGCTGAACTCGAAGTCGACGACGCGGATTCCCACTCGTACAGGCCAGCTTGGAAGATCGTCGACGCCGTAGAGCCGTTACTTCTGGCGCACGGTTGA
- a CDS encoding Lrp/AsnC family transcriptional regulator, which yields MIDDLDRRLLSLLRAQARTPVAVLARELGVNRSTVTTRIDALTRSGVIESFTIRLSDEVDRDAIRAITLVLSDPQAGQDIVRVVRGFPEVERLHSTLGAWDLVVQLRAPSMAEFDAALERIRAIPGVRDTQTSLLMNSLTGH from the coding sequence ATGATCGATGATCTCGACAGGCGGCTTCTTTCACTCCTGAGGGCTCAGGCCAGAACGCCGGTGGCTGTGCTGGCCCGCGAGCTCGGGGTCAACCGGTCGACGGTGACAACGCGGATCGATGCGTTGACGCGGTCGGGGGTGATCGAATCGTTCACGATCCGGCTCAGCGACGAGGTCGACCGCGATGCGATTCGTGCGATCACGCTCGTTCTCAGTGATCCGCAGGCGGGTCAGGACATCGTCCGTGTGGTGCGGGGATTCCCGGAGGTGGAACGGCTGCATTCCACCCTTGGGGCATGGGATCTGGTGGTGCAGCTCAGGGCACCGTCGATGGCGGAATTCGATGCGGCCTTGGAGCGGATACGCGCCATTCCTGGTGTCCGCGATACGCAGACCAGCCTGCTCATGAACTCGCTCACCGGGCATTGA